The Cytophagia bacterium CHB2 nucleotide sequence CAGCAAAATGACATGATCTACCTCTCCCCGCTGACATTTCAAACCTTGCCGGATGAAAACAGCCGCGTCCCCGCAATCATAGATTTGTCCGGACTGGGATTGACTCTGGGCTTACAAATGGAGTTTTGATCATGCGAATCATAGCACTGTTCGCGCTGCTCGCGATGTTGGCGGGCTGCACCGAGAAAACACCCATTGCGCCGCAATATACTGACGATGCCAGTTGGGCGCCGGCCATCACTTTGATCGGCAGCGGATACCAACGCTTCGGCATCACTATCGAAAAGCCGCCCAACCAGCAAATCGAGCGCAATATTCTGCGCTACGTGGTGGAATACCGCCCTCCGGGCAATACCGATTTCGTTCCACTCGACACGGCGAGCAGCGTGCGTTTTCTGCCCAGCGGCTATGATACTCCACAACCGTTTTTACAAGAAGGTGAGGAATACTCCGTGCGGCTGGTTGCCGAGTATCACAATGGCGCACGACGTGAGAGCAACGTGCTGACTTTTATCAGCCCAATCACGCGCGGCAAAGTGCTGCGGCGCCTTCCCAAACCCGAAGAAGCGCAAAGCACGACAGTTGCCGGCTTTGGTTTTTATGACGGTGATTTGTTTGCCATGCTGGAAAACCAGTTGTTTCGCATAGATACGGCCTCCGGCAACGCCGGCCTGGTCAAAACTTTCGAGACCGCCTTTTTCCCTCATGAAATCGCTTTTCACGGCGAACATTTCATCGTGGCGCACCCTACCCTGCTCTTCGGGACTGTATTGCTACAACGCTTCAACCTCCGTACTTCGAGTTTTGAGAATGATCTCATCCTCGAATTGGGTTTGGATTTGAGTGGGGAGGCCCGGCTCGAAGGCATCGCAGTTGGCAGCCGCTATGTTTATGTGACAACATCAACCTTCGAGCCATATTTGCAGCAGTTGCATAAAGCCGACCTTGTGAGCGGCCAAACGATTTTTATCTCGGCGAAGCTCGAGCCGGTTCTGAACAGATTCATTGTCGTTGAAGACGCGCTTTGGACCGCAATCGCCGCCTCGGCATTTGATTATCGCGTACGAGGCTTCGATCCACTAACCCTAACGTTACAAAACGATTTTCAGAATCCTGTTTATCCTGGCTATACTCTAGCTTGGGATGGCGCGCATTTTTGGACCTGGGATACTAGAACCCAAACTTTTGCCGAACTCGAGCTTGACGGCTTGTGACCGGCGCATAATTTTTGAATGGCGCCCGGGCTGCAATCACAAGTCCAAGCTGCATCTTTAGAGTCCTTTTCCTATCTTGACTTTCGGAAACAAGGAGGTTAGTCCGGAAAAATAATATTGCTGCAATTATACTGACGGTATAAAACGCTTCGTTTGATCGCTGACTGAGTTTGTCGAAGCCAGCACCCTTCGACGGCTCGCCTGAGCATGCCGAAGTCAGGCTCAGGGCGCGGCCAGCTCAAAAAACTCCAACAACAAGGCATTGACTTTTTCGGCTTCCTCATGCTGTACCCAATGGCTTGCCTCCTCAATCATCACCAACCTCCCCTGCTCACATAACGCGATGCTCGGCTGCGCCATTTCACGGCCAAGAAACCGATCACGCGCGCCCCAAAGTAACAACGTGGGAACGCGGATAGCCGCATGCCCCGAGAGTTTGGGCTGCCGGCGTAAAGCCGCGCGATACCAATTGATCATGCCGGTCGCAGCGCCCGGTTGTGACCATGCCGCGCGATATTGCGCGAGATCAGCTTCACCAAATGTTCCAGGGCGGCTCGTCTTTGTTAACGCACGCTCACCGATCGCCCAATTGTCTTTTGCGAATCGCCATTCCGGCAGCCGCGGCAATTGAAAGAAAAACATGTACCAGCTTTTGCGCCGTTGCGCCGCATTATGAAACAGATGTTGCCGCATGATTTGGGGATGTGGCGCATTCAAGACTGCCAACTTTTCCACGCGCGCGGCGTGTTTGATGCCCAGCCACCAGGCCACAGCCGCGCCCCAATCATGGCCAACGATAAGCGCCTGCTCGCGACCGGCAGCGTCGATCAAACCCACTATGTCTTTGGCCAGTTCATCAAGATGATAAGCGGAGAGGCCTTTGGGTTTGTCGCTGAGATTATAGCCGCGTTGATCCGGCGCCAACACGCGATAACCGAGATTTGCAAAAAAGTCAATTTGCTTGCGCCAGCCGTACCAAAATTCGGGAAAGCCGTGCAAAAAAATCAGCAAACGCCCAGACTCTGGTCCCGTAGAAACAACGTGCTCGTTAATGCCATTGGTAGAAATGGTTTGATGTTGCAAGGTAGCGTGCATAGCAGTTATTTGACCATCGCCGACAATTCTGGTTTGCTCACGACGGGAATGAATTGTTCTGAGATCAGGCGATGGAGTTTTTTTGCGAGGGTTTTGCGATCCGACTCCTGCACGGCGCCGTTGCCGAAGGTTAGCGTGGCATGAAATTTTGGCATTTGCAGTAAAGCAAACACGTGGTCTCCAAATGTCATTTCACCCCACCAGCAAACGGAGAGATGCGCCGGCGCTTCGCCGGTGAGTGTACGATAACTCAGGCTGGCGTACGAAACGGGATAATTCATCTCGGCCGCAACATTCAACAACGGTGATTTGAACGGCTGTAGCTCTGTCCCAGCGGTGCTCGTCCCTTCCGGAAACAGAATAATGCCATCGCCCTTTTGCAAGGCGGCTTTAAATAAGCCATTCATGCGCAACACGTCTTTTGCTTGTTCCCGATTGATAAAAAGCGTTCCGACAGCTCGGGTGAGAAAACCGATCACCGGCCAGTCACTGACATCATGACGTGAAACAAAAACGCCTTCAACCTGGGTTGCAAGCAGCAGAATGTCGATATAACTAAGATGATTGGTCACCAGAAAAAATGGCGGCTGCGGCGGTTTGCCTTGCACAACGATATTCATTCCCATGATCGCAGCAAGCGCGCGCGCCCAGCCTCGAAACAAAAGCCGGCGCCACGACATTTGTTTCGGCGGCGAAAAAATCAGCGCCGCCCGCCCGAACAGCAGCAAAAGTAGCGTTGACGCCGTTACGAAACTTATCAAAACGATTCGAACAACCGCGCGCAACTTTCTCATGCGAATGACAAAACACTAACGGGGACGATAGGTTTTGGGATCGGCTTTGAGCAGCAGCAGATCGCCTTGCTGAAAAACTTGTCCGCTGATCACCAGCGGTTCTGCGACCATGTGCAACACCTCATTGTTCACGGTTCGGCCGTCGGGCGAAACGAGCAAAAGGTGAATGGCATTGCCGTTTTGATCGCGCACCACAAAAATCGGCGGAATGCCGCCGCTGAGGCAGCGGACGGCGCACGCGCGATGTGTTTTAAGATTGCCGGGATTCATCACGCCGAGATAACATTTACTATCAACAATTTCGCCTTCGAGCGTGAACGTGCCCAGCGCAAACTCCGGCATGGAATCGGCCGGCATAAACGCATGCGCTTGCGGAGCAGCCCAGGGCTTGAGTGATCCGGACACAAGTTCGAGCATGGTTTGATTATCGCGATAGATCAATTTGCCATGCAGGGTTACCGGTTTCCCCTCCCAATCTTGCAACGCCTCCTGCGCGCCATGTTTGCCTTCTGCCACTAAATAATAGCGCGAGAGATGCGCGGCTTCTCCGCTTTTGCCGGGCCGCATGGCGAGCAAGATGGGAACCGGCTGCATGCTGATGACGCCGGTAAATGAGCGCGGCTGCAAAAACTCAAAAACACTCGGGTAAAATGAATTTTGACCGCGCACAAATGCTGCGGCAACCAATGCCGTTAAGAGCAAAAGCGCAAGCGTCGTTTTGATAGTGAAACGGCCAATATATTTCGGCGCTTTTGGCAGGTAACCAACATAAAACTCGTTTATTTTATCGGGAGCTGACATTTTACACTCGTGTTATTGTATGTGAGTTGCTGTCAGTTTTCAACGTTACTCGATGTTTGCCTTCGCTGTTGAGCAAGTGACCGCTAATTCTCACGTGAATCTCCTCATTCGTACGAGCCGGAACCAAAGAGAACAGAACTCACGAGGCGCGAAGACGCAAAGAACTCGCAAAGCTTTTCTTTGCGTAACTTGGCGACTCCGCGTCATTGCGTGAATTCTTTGTTTTTTTGCAAAGAGTTCATTTTAACGGGACTACACCAATTTTCAGACAAGCTGAAAATCGAAACTCTTCCAGCAGGTTTGAAAACTTCGCCCCCAGAAGTAGAACTGCCACAGAAAGAAAAAAACCTTTTCAGTGGGCGAAACACTCTCAGTCCCGTGCTGCGGGATTATTCTAACTTTGAAAAGTCAATTGCCCCAAAGTAAACTGCGATAGCGCCCGCAGTATTATTTTGCATTCATGCTTGGTTGTTTAGCATCATCTCATCCCAATCGCCGCTGGCTCAACATAGGCGCCCGGCAGATTGGGTTTAGCATGCACCAAGACCCGCCCATTTTGCAGCTTGACATTGAAAGTCGGGATTTTTTCGGAAAAGGGCGGCGGCGAAGCTCCGGAATCAGGCAAGTATTGATAACCGTGCCAGGGACAGGTGATGCAGCCATCGATGATGCGGCCTTCGCCCAGCGGGCCGTTTTGATGTTGGCAGACGTTTGAAACGGCCGAAATTTTGCCGTCATATTTGAACACCGCCACGCGTTCGCCGGCAATGTTGAAGATCAAGGCGCGTTTCTCCGGAATGTCGGCGACCTCACAAACGTCGACAAAGCCATCGGCGCGCCCCGCAAATTCTTTTGCGTCAACTTTCGCTTCTTTGCGGCCGGCGATTAGATGCAAACTCAAAACCCAAATCATGCCGAACGCCATTAAACCCGTGAGAATGAGATTGGTTTCAGCTTGCAATAAGCCCAGCGCGACATGCATCACGATCAAAGCATACGCGACATAGACCATCATATGCAGCACCTTCCACACCGGCGCTGTGAGATTTGCCAGCCAAAAATCGTGACTGGTGGCAGCCATCAAGAAGAGTAGGATGAGCGCAAGCAGCCCGAGAATCTCAAATGGAAAATTGCTGAGACTCGTGTAGCGCGTATTCCCCACCAACAAACTGACGAAAGGATTCAAATTGCCCAGGGCATGATATTGAATCACCGAAAAAGCGGCATGCGCCAATGCCAGCACAAACATTGCCACTCCCAGATGGCGGCGATTGTAGAGCAACGGCAAAAAGCGCGGATGCAAGCGGCACAGTGGCCCAATCGACAAAATCACGTGAAGCAGCAACAGCGCGGCCGTGCCGAGGCCACGAATCAACAAGGTTTCGATGGTGGCTTGAGGATGCCATTGCAAGCCGGCAACGATAAAAACGGCGAGATAAAGCACGACGCCGGTGAGCACAATCGTATCGTAAATCCGCTTTTGGCGATTCCACAACACGGCGCGATAGCCTACGCTCACTTCACACTCCCTGAGCTTATGAGAGAAGAGGTCGGCAACATCGTGGTTGCCACGATTTGGTGATGGGCGAGACTATAAAGAACCAAGTTACCTTCGACCAGACGAGCGGCTTCCGGCAAAACGAAGCGGCGCAACTGTTTTCCGGCAAGCGCGCCCAGCAGATAAGCATTTTCCGGCAACTGATTTCCTGTGGCGGCCGCCGGTTCATGCCAATAAACCAAAATGTCCGGCTTGGTGAAGATCTGCCGCGGCTGCAATTCCACCACCAACCGTTGCGGAGGAATTTGATCGGCGCAAACACGCGTCAGAATATCGTGACCGGCCCAGAGATTGTTTTTTTCGAATAGAACTCGAGGAAAGGCCGGCGTTTCATTCACCAGGAATGGCGGAATTTCTTGCGTGCGCGGCGCTGAAGATCGTGTTGCTAATGCTGCAAGAAACAGAAGGGGCAAGATTACGACGAGAATAACGAAAAAATTACGATGGCGCTGCCGCAGGCGTTGAATCATGCGCCCACCTCCTGGCCGCGCTTGCCTGCAGCAAGGCGATGCGCGTTGCGTTCTTGCGGCGGATGCGAAGAGCGGCGCAACCACCGCCATAACAGCAGCGGCCAAAGCGCAGCCGCGCCGGGAAAAATCATCAAACGAAAACCGGCCGTGGCCTGTTTGGCCGACGGATCAATTTTTCCAGCGCCGCGCCAGACAAATAAAACGGCGAACAAAATACCAAGCGCCAGATAAATGCCGGTGATCCTCACGATCCAACTTGCCACGAGAATGTGCATGCGAGGGTTGCTCCCGTTTAGAAATGTTTAACGACATCAAATAGTCGCAACCAGAATCAGCGCGCAGGAGAAGCCTATCTAATGCGTGGGAACAATGATATAAATTTTAGATCAGCAAGGCAAGGAAGAAGTTGTGTTGTGGGATCAGCACATTTGCCTGCGGTCGCGCACAGATTTTGCAATGAATTATTGCTCGGCGGGCAGCAAGAGCTCAGAGGCGGTGGATTCGGACAAACTCAGCTTCTGGCGGTGAGATAACTTGCGCAGTGCCGCCTCTCGCCGCAGCGCCTCACTCCGTGAGGCACAAATCTCCACATAAACCAACGCGACCGGGCGGCGTCCCGCGGTGTAGCGCGCGCCTTTACCGGCATTATGTTGTTGCACGCGGCGACGTAAATCGTTTGTCGTTCCGGTATACAGGGTGCCATCACTGCATCGCAACAAATAGACGAAATAATTTTTTGATATGGTTTTCATGCGTGGCGATAGAACCCGGGAGAATTCATTTTTAGCTCTTCGAGCGGGCCGTATACTTCGACCAGTTTCCGTAATTTTTTTGCGGGTCCCGCAAATACAAAGGCAAGCTTATCATGAGGAAAATACGTTTGCGCCACCCGGTTCACCTCAGCAACAGTAAGCGCATCGAGTTTATCGAGATAAGTATTGATCATCTCTGGCCCGGCGCCGTAGAATTCCAAATCGCAAGCAAGGCCGGCAATTTGATCAAGCGTTTCCAGCGTGGTGGGATATTGTCCCCGAATAAAATTTTTCGTGGATTGCAATGTCTCCGCATCGATGCCTTCCTCATGCAATCGGCGCAGTTGCTCCAGGCAGATCGTGAGCGCGCGCTGCACCGATCTTGCCTGCGTATCCGATGCAATAATGAAAGCGCCCGGCAAGCGATGGCGATTCGAATACGCCGTTGCCCCGTAAGTCAAACCATCGTGAATGCGCAAGGCCGTGTTGAGCCAGGAGGTAAAACGCCCGCCCAGGAGAGTTTCAACGACATCAACCGCAACATGATCGGGGTTATTCACTGCAACGCCGATATTGCCGAGACAAAAATAAACCTGCTGCTCATCGGGCTTATCGATCAGAAGCACTCTCGAATGTGACACGCCATTCGCCGGCGCAGGCTCCGGCAAGATTTCATCGCGGGCGTTCCAATCGCCAAAGCGTTCTTGTATCTGCGCGATCATTTCCGGCGTTGAAAAATCTCCGGCTACCGCAAAAATAAAATGATTGGGAGCGTAGTACCGCTCATAAAATCCGCACACTTCCGCGCGCGACAAATTGGCCAGACACGTTTCATCTCCCAATTCCGAACGGCCGTAGGTGTGCCCCGCAAACAAGAATGCGTTAAAATAATTCTCAATCACGTTGCCGGGATTATCCTTTGCCTGCCGCCAGCTCGCAATCGCCTGGTCGATTTTCTTGTTGAATTCTTGTTGAGGAAAAGTCGGATGGCGCAAACAATCGGCCAGAAGATCAAGCGCCAGCGTTTGATCCACGCTCATCATTTCAAACGAGAGCAGGCCGTTTTCCAGCAGCGGATCAACGCTATAACGTCCGCCGACAAAATCCAATGCTTCCGCGAATTGCAGCGCCGTGCGATGCGCCGCGCCTTTGCGCAGCAGCGCCAGGGTGACGGCCGACAGGCCTTCTTTTTGAGGAGGATCGCATATCGCGCCGGCTTTCAACAGAATTTCAAAGGTCAGCAGAGGCAGCCGATGATCTTCCCATAACAGCAGCGTCAAGCCGTTGGGTAATGTCTGTCTAACAAAATCAGGAAAGCGAATCGTGGGGTTTCTCAAGTTTTCAGTCAGGCTCCGGAAGCAACGTAACGACGGTACGATTTTGCGAATGAAAATATTTTTGCGCTACTCGTTGTATATCGTTTGAGGTTACAGCAGCATAATGGTGTTTTAGCTCGCGCAGTTTGCGATAATCTCCGAAATAAAGCGCGGCGCTGCCCAACGCTTCAGCTTTGCTCGCCATTGTGGTCAAACCGCGCACAAAAGCCGCCTGGCAAATGTTTTTTGCCTTGCGCAACTCGCTTGCCGTAATCGGTTCTTCACTTAATTTTTGCAATTCCTGATAAAGCAGCTTCTCCCCCGCCGGCAATCCCCGCTCTTCACGAAGTTGAACGGTGAGGATGAATAAGCTGGGATCGAGTGAGGCCGAATATTCGCTGCGCACCCAAACCGCGACTTGTTCGCGATCAACCAAGCGCTGATAGCATCTCGAGCTTTGACCGGCAGCCAGCACGATTTCAAAAAGATGCAGGGCAAAGTAATCCGGATGCGTGCTGGCAGGCACATGAAAACCGCATGTGAATGCCGGCAATTGCGCCGGTCGCTGTACGCTTGCCCGGCGTTCACAAGTTTGCGGCGGCTCAGTTTCGAGCGCCAGCGGCAGCGCTTCCCGCAATGGAATATCGCCAAAATAAGATTCACACAGGCGCATCGCAGCTTCTGCATGAAAATCGCCGACGAGTACGATGGTCGCATTTTTCGGCGTGTAGTGGCGGCGATAGAATTCCTGCAAATCTTTCAGCTTCCAGCGCTGAATATCTTCATGCCAGCCGATGACAGGCCAGCGATAGGGATGCGATTGAAACGCCGTTGCCCAAAGCATCTCAGACATTAGCTCGAAATTGTCACTTTCAACCGTCGTGCGGCGCTCGGAGGCGATGACTTTGCGCTCCGCCGCAAAAGCCGCTTTGTTGAGATTTAAATAGGCGATGCGATCGGCTTCGAGATCAAAAATTATTGCCAGCGCCTCGGCGGGGAAACTGTTTTGATAAACTGTGATATTTTGATTGGTATACGCATTGTTGGCGCCGCCGTGCGCCTCCATGATTTCATCGAATTGATGCGGGCCATATTTTTTGCCGCCGTTGAACATCATATGTTCGATGAAATGCGCCAGGCCGGTCAGGCCCGGCTGTTCATTGCGCGCACCGATTTGCCAAAACGTGTGCATCACCGCATGCGGCAGAGTATGATCTTCGTGCAGAAGTACCTGCAAGCCATTTTTAAGTTTACTGGAATAAACCGAATCCACCAGTTTTTCGATGTGATCGTGCATAATGAATCGTTCGAGCCTGTCTAAGAATGATGAAAGCGGACGAGCATTTGTAG carries:
- a CDS encoding Rieske 2Fe-2S domain-containing protein, producing the protein MSVGYRAVLWNRQKRIYDTIVLTGVVLYLAVFIVAGLQWHPQATIETLLIRGLGTAALLLLHVILSIGPLCRLHPRFLPLLYNRRHLGVAMFVLALAHAAFSVIQYHALGNLNPFVSLLVGNTRYTSLSNFPFEILGLLALILLFLMAATSHDFWLANLTAPVWKVLHMMVYVAYALIVMHVALGLLQAETNLILTGLMAFGMIWVLSLHLIAGRKEAKVDAKEFAGRADGFVDVCEVADIPEKRALIFNIAGERVAVFKYDGKISAVSNVCQHQNGPLGEGRIIDGCITCPWHGYQYLPDSGASPPPFSEKIPTFNVKLQNGRVLVHAKPNLPGAYVEPAAIGMR
- a CDS encoding GIY-YIG nuclease family protein, giving the protein MKTISKNYFVYLLRCSDGTLYTGTTNDLRRRVQQHNAGKGARYTAGRRPVALVYVEICASRSEALRREAALRKLSHRQKLSLSESTASELLLPAEQ
- a CDS encoding alpha/beta hydrolase, with protein sequence MHATLQHQTISTNGINEHVVSTGPESGRLLIFLHGFPEFWYGWRKQIDFFANLGYRVLAPDQRGYNLSDKPKGLSAYHLDELAKDIVGLIDAAGREQALIVGHDWGAAVAWWLGIKHAARVEKLAVLNAPHPQIMRQHLFHNAAQRRKSWYMFFFQLPRLPEWRFAKDNWAIGERALTKTSRPGTFGEADLAQYRAAWSQPGAATGMINWYRAALRRQPKLSGHAAIRVPTLLLWGARDRFLGREMAQPSIALCEQGRLVMIEEASHWVQHEEAEKVNALLLEFFELAAP
- a CDS encoding insulinase family protein, which translates into the protein MRNPTIRFPDFVRQTLPNGLTLLLWEDHRLPLLTFEILLKAGAICDPPQKEGLSAVTLALLRKGAAHRTALQFAEALDFVGGRYSVDPLLENGLLSFEMMSVDQTLALDLLADCLRHPTFPQQEFNKKIDQAIASWRQAKDNPGNVIENYFNAFLFAGHTYGRSELGDETCLANLSRAEVCGFYERYYAPNHFIFAVAGDFSTPEMIAQIQERFGDWNARDEILPEPAPANGVSHSRVLLIDKPDEQQVYFCLGNIGVAVNNPDHVAVDVVETLLGGRFTSWLNTALRIHDGLTYGATAYSNRHRLPGAFIIASDTQARSVQRALTICLEQLRRLHEEGIDAETLQSTKNFIRGQYPTTLETLDQIAGLACDLEFYGAGPEMINTYLDKLDALTVAEVNRVAQTYFPHDKLAFVFAGPAKKLRKLVEVYGPLEELKMNSPGFYRHA
- a CDS encoding insulinase family protein produces the protein MHDHIEKLVDSVYSSKLKNGLQVLLHEDHTLPHAVMHTFWQIGARNEQPGLTGLAHFIEHMMFNGGKKYGPHQFDEIMEAHGGANNAYTNQNITVYQNSFPAEALAIIFDLEADRIAYLNLNKAAFAAERKVIASERRTTVESDNFELMSEMLWATAFQSHPYRWPVIGWHEDIQRWKLKDLQEFYRRHYTPKNATIVLVGDFHAEAAMRLCESYFGDIPLREALPLALETEPPQTCERRASVQRPAQLPAFTCGFHVPASTHPDYFALHLFEIVLAAGQSSRCYQRLVDREQVAVWVRSEYSASLDPSLFILTVQLREERGLPAGEKLLYQELQKLSEEPITASELRKAKNICQAAFVRGLTTMASKAEALGSAALYFGDYRKLRELKHHYAAVTSNDIQRVAQKYFHSQNRTVVTLLPEPD
- a CDS encoding 1-acyl-sn-glycerol-3-phosphate acyltransferase, whose amino-acid sequence is MRKLRAVVRIVLISFVTASTLLLLLFGRAALIFSPPKQMSWRRLLFRGWARALAAIMGMNIVVQGKPPQPPFFLVTNHLSYIDILLLATQVEGVFVSRHDVSDWPVIGFLTRAVGTLFINREQAKDVLRMNGLFKAALQKGDGIILFPEGTSTAGTELQPFKSPLLNVAAEMNYPVSYASLSYRTLTGEAPAHLSVCWWGEMTFGDHVFALLQMPKFHATLTFGNGAVQESDRKTLAKKLHRLISEQFIPVVSKPELSAMVK